The Prionailurus viverrinus isolate Anna chromosome B1, UM_Priviv_1.0, whole genome shotgun sequence genome includes the window aaCTTAAAACATGGACCCAAATCTGTCTCAGCTTAAACAACAAAAGCTCAAATGTTCCTTTAACCTTGTTTGTTCCTTACAGTTACTGGCTTATGGTATTTGCATCAAAGGAAGCGTTTTCAAAGAACGTTCTATCCACAATCTCTTATCCAAACCTTCATAGTCAGAAACTtttcaaaattcagtttctcagattttagaaaaatgtcaTAGTATATGGCCCTTATATTGCTTCCTATCCATCCATTCAGTGATTTGAAGCAGCAatgcataaacaaacatttatatttctaCAACAAAATGCAGGAAAATCACATTTAAGATAAAGATTATAAACAGATTTATGTCAGTGTAGGTCAGGGTCTAAAATGAATTAAGTCAGATTTTATCATCAGTTTAATTACTAAAAAAgctttgtaggggcgcctgactggctcagttcaTAGAACAtgttactcttgatctcaaggtcgagagttcaagccccatgttagaaaaataaataaataacaaaaatttttaaaaataaagctttgtgGTTGTTAGAATTTTTTGGATTTTAGGATTTTAGATAAGGAATTGCAAACCTGTACTTTCTCATTCTTTACTCTTCACTGCAAACTAGATTGAAAGAAcgaaggaaggaaatgaatgtCTGCTGAGAGCCCATTACTTGCCAGGCATTACCTCTGATTATTTCATCTGATTCCAAAAGCTCTTTAAGAGAGGTGTTATTATCTCCATCGGGAGATCAAGAAACTGAAGGAATCACAAATCAGttacttgcctaaagtcacatagCTAGCCAATGTCAATCATTCAAATCCAGGCCTTAATCCAAAGTTGATGGTGTTTCACTTACATTCTGTGATCTTCAAAGCTAGTATTTACACAAACTTCACAAAGCATTTTCACATGGATTTTCTCACTTGACAACAGTTCTGTAAGGcaggtaattattatttttctcacattATAGACAAAAAAGCTGAAAGCCTTTAAGACCAGCCTAACAAGTATAACTTCTTTGAAGCCTCCCTGAGGTCCAATTTAGCACTTCTTCTTTGCTAGATCACTAAAGTTTGTTAGTATTTTCAATTAATGGGACACATTAGtaatttttccttatatttctgtATCTTCTAACAGTCTAAGACAATTTCTCAGGGACAAGGACCACGTCTTATTCATCTACACTTCTTCCATACCTAGCTGAGTGCCTGACATCTACTGGACGTCACAAAACGTAGAATGAAGGAAGACACAAATGCACAACAAACATGCTGAGTTTAGGGTGGTGGTGGAACATACAGGTGATATCCAGCAGAAAAGGTGATCAAATAAAGTTTATACATACGTTGGACCATAAAATGTTGAAATTCATTTCAAGAGAAGTTTCTACCTTGGGCAATATGATCAGTAATACCAGTGGGAGTAGATTCATTCATAGAAGCACTGAATGGAATTGGCTCATAATGAGGAAGCATGTCTTTTTCTATGTTGTCTGCTGCTGGAGATGTCACAAAAGATGAATGACCACTCACATTTGAGTCATATTTTGACTTCTGAGAATAGTGCCTGTAATTCATATTGTATAAGAAACACAAGTTACTGTCTACACCCTAAGAAGTGTGTCAACATATAAAAACTAGTTATCTTATTTTCTAAAGGAATCATGTAATTTTAACATGGTCATTTATGATAGCAAAATGAAGTCTTTCTCTCCAccacaaaaaccttaaaaatagatTCTGACCCATTTATACAACTTAAAAATGTCACTCTTAATATAGAAGAAAAGTGCATTAGTCAATATTCTAATCCCTAAGCTTCAGAgatcatttttaatgtgtttaaagtTCTTAGAAAAAAAGTACTTCAAATCAGAAATATGTCCAGTATGTCCAGTTCCCACATTAATTGGGAAGTTACTTCCATAGCTAGCAGGCCATAAACACTATTTAGCTAAGGCAGATACGTAAGGATTACTAGCATTCATGGACTTTATCATTTATAACAATTTATCTATTAAATCTACTTAATTACATTATTGATCTACCTATCCAGATGGAcaggattcatttatttatactaacataattaaaacaaaaatttggagAATGTACATACATAACAACAGAAGGATTAAGAGATGGGACTGATGAAATTTGGGAATTCAAAAGAAAAGTCCAAAATATAGTAATCAAAAGTGTTTGCCAAATTAAAATCCTTTATTCTGGGATTAGCATTCCCAATAGGATGCAACTCTCTATTTAAAAcaaaggtaggggtgcctggctggcttagttggtaaagccatgagactcttgatcttggggtcataagttcaagccccatgttgagtgtagagtttactcaaataaataaataaaatttaaaaaaaacaaataaaaacaaaagcagacaaaTTTTACTCCAAGTAAAACAGAAATAGTTTTAGCTTGCTGGAAAATGGCAAGTTTCCAATGGTCCTTCAGGTTAGGCAATGTTTCATGCCCTCAATTATGGCAATATccaattacaattttttttagctaaaattaaaaacctttaataaaaatcagagtttGGCCTACCCAGATGGTGAAGATCGCCGTGCCTGTCCTGAGCGTAAAGCTTCTCCAAGAGGGGAATTCTCAAGATTCTTGAACTTCTCTTGGCAAGTTTTCACGTAAGAAAGCTTTCCAGCAAAATATCCCATGATACAAGCAacttatttgtaaaaacaaacaaaaaatgtgacTCAATGTGTCCTTTTAGATAAAAATCTTTCCTAAAAGGAAAGTTGTTAAGAAATGTGAGCCTGAATAGAGGTCGTTGGTACGGGAAGACTGAGATTTCTCGAAATAATGGTACAAGTACCATTATATCAGCCTTAGAGCAAACAGAGTCTGTAGATATAATTcactttcacaaaataaaataatccaaaataaagttgctttaagatatataaattttactttactAATTATTAATATAGACAGGAAAGACGTGGTAAAAGTATAACGGAAATGTGGAATTAAAGCAGAGTTCTAGCCTAATCAGAAGGATTTTAGGCCGTTTCttttcctgtaaaatgggaatgctaCCACTTGACCTGCTAATTTCATaagactgtttttaaaattaggtgCAACAAACcccttaaaataatgaattatgaAGTGATACCTAAACATGGCTAGTGTTGCATCATTATGTGTTTATTTCCAATATAAAAGAGAGGCTAACCTGGGAAGATTGATAGAAAAGCCACAAGTGctcttttttaaagcaatttattaGCTTCTTTCCTATAAACCATACTATAGTATGTAAGTAAATTACGCTTGCTTACGCTTTAAAatgtaaagagatttttaaaagttggacTTAATTTTAAGACACTTTACTCTGGTTCATCACTACTTGACAACGTTCTTTCCTCATAAACcaagagaatttattttaaaatactgtctcCTTACACATCACTTAAGAGGAatagttttattatattataaagaaaaaaattcctcctATTAGTAACTTGTGATTCTTAATGCCCAGGTAGTCAGTCTGTTTAATGAAAAGCTTAAACAAACTAGTCAAAACAAATACACCAAATAATGGCTAGGAGTTAGATGAGACAAAACATTTGGTAAAAActacttattttacttagaaagGAAAACTAGGGTTATTCATACTTACATAGAAGTTTAGGGATGGACCCATATCTGGGGTGACTTGAAAGGATTCCTGAAGATAAAAGGGTAGATATTCCTGAGTAACACTATTGGAGATAGACACATTTACATAAttagaatatttcattttctattaaaataaaaaggtttatgCCAATGTTTATGCTAAATGtaagaaaatgacacaaataagCAAACTATTTCTGTGAATCATAATCTTCATCTCTTCTAATGggagacaaaataataaatttggaatTGCAGTATAAAGACAGATCTATTTCTCAGCAGCTTTGGGCAACCcacaaagataaaaggaaagatcAGTATGGACTACCTTTAAATACTACCTGACAACATTAGCTCTCTCCATAACCCCAGAGAGGTCTAAGACTATAActactgggcgcctgggtggctcagtcagttaagcggccgacttcggctcaggtcatgatctcgcggtccgtgagttcgagccccgcgtccggctctgtatcgacagcacagagcctggagcctgtttcagattctgtgtctccctctctctgaccctcccccgttcatgctctgtctctctctgtctcgaaaataaataaacgtttaaaaaaaaaaaaaagatataactacttaaaacagaaaaccaaagcgcctcggtgctcagtcggttaagcgctggaCTCATTCAGCCCAGATCAGGatctcagtttttgagttcaagccctgcatctggctctgcattgacagtgcagacagagcctgcctgggattctgtctcctcactctgcctctcccccactagttctcgctctcaaaattaaataaacctttttttaaaagagagagaaaaccaagtaaatccaacattaagagaaaaatgaaatccaaatgaCTCTATAATCTATTAGCACAGGTGAATTTATTAGCAAGATGACTTGAAACAAAGTCAATAcacaaaaaaaatatgtatcatttctatatactaaagACAAACAAACGAACCACACTTTttgaaagatacaaaaacaatCAAAGATCCAGGAGTAATctaatgaaaatttcaaagatTTGTACCCTGCAAACTACAAAACTTACGGACAGAAATGAAAGCTACAGGGAGGAACATACCATGTCCATGAAATGAAAGACTAAATATTGTAAATATGGCAATTCTccataaattcaatgcaatcccgattaaaaatcaaagacagtGTTCCCAGAAGTTGAAAACCTTATTCTAAAAATCATGTGGAAATACAACAAGGCAatattgaaaaacaacaaaaaaatggaaaacggACTACCAACAAATATCGAGATCTATGATAAAGCTAGAGTAATTAAGACTGTCGTAAGCGCAAGAACAGATAAACCGACCAAAACCAgaagagagtccagaaacaggTCCACACATAGTCACTTATGAAAAAGGCAACACTGCACGCAGTGAAAAAGACAGTTCTTTCAAAATATGGTGCCGAGTCACCTTCATAAACATAAGGGGGTAAAATGTACCTTGATCCCACCTCATACAACATAGGCATACCTCAGAAATACTGAAGGTTCAGTTCAAGAGCACCATGATAAAGcgagaaaagcaaaaaagcaagtcaaatgattttttttttttgtttcccagtgcatataaaaacatttatgctatactgtaatcttttttttaatgttttatttatttttgagagagacagcatgtatgggggaagggcagaaagagggggagacacagactctgaaacaggctctaggctctcggctgtcagcacacagcccaacgcggagctcgaactcaaaaaccgagagatcatgacctgacctgaagtcaaacactcaaccaactgagacacccaggcacccctgtaatctTAAGTGTAcaacagcattatgtctaaaaaataaaatactttattgctaagaAATGCTAACCATCGTCTGAGCTTTTAgagttgtaatcactgatcacagatcactacAACAAATACAATAAGGAGAACATCTGAAATATTGTGAGAACTGCCAAAATgtcagagacacaaagtgagcaaatggtGTTGAAAAAATGGTGCTAAGACTTGTTCAgagcagggttgccacaaaccttagAGATTTGTAAAGAGTGTAAAATCTGTGAAGTGccataaagcaaagcacaataaaacaagataTGCCTGTATTCAAAAACAATTCCAGATACTTGAAaatttaagtgggaaaaaaataaagcttatagaaaaaaagcataagagattcttcatgtccttttatttatttatttatttatttatttatttatttatttatttatttattttaacgtttatttatttttgagacagagagagacagagcatgaacaggggaggagcagagagagagggagacacagaatctgaaacaggctccaggctctgagctgtcagcacagagtccgacgcggggctcgaactcacggaccatgagatcatgacctgagccaaagtcagacacttaaccggccaagccacccaggcggccctcttcATGTCCTTTTAATAGCCAAAGATCTCAGAGCACAAAAAACCCTCATcataaaaaaatatgataaattagACTCGATCATATTGAGAACTAGTtaatcagtgggaaaaaaataatatcacaATACATGTATCTGACAAAAGACTCACTTTCAGAACATACAGAGAACTCTCataaaaccaacagaaaaagaaaacgcaatggaaaaatggacaatagacttgaacagacacttcacaaaaaaagaatatattcaagTGAgctataaacaaaagaaaaggtccTCAACTTCGTTTGTCAtcagagatgcaaattaaaaccacaatgcaatCAGTATCACTATTCACTCACCACAATGGCCAGAATTCTGGAAATAGGAAGTGTTGGTGGTAATGTGACACAAATAAAACTCTACTAATAAATTGGCGTGAGAGTGTAAATAGGTCTAAACAATCTAGAAAGTTTGGCAGTTATCTACCAAagctaaatatatacataatctaCGACCCAGCAAAATGTCTACCAAAAGATGCTGTCTGTATTCATAAGAGAActatttgtaatagtcaaaacTGTGAACTACCCAACTGCCACTGTACAAGATGGATAAGCTGCTGTGGTGTATTTACACAGCAGAAAACTACATGGCAACAAGAATATATAATCTACAATTACATGCAACAATGTGGGTGAATCTAGCGATGTGCTGGAAAACCAGCTCTCCAAATAACCAGTCCTGATTTGTAATGATCAGCTGCCGTGGAATAAATACTTGCACCATGACCAATGTCAGCTATCAATAGTTTAAAAATTGGCTTGCcaagttcttaaaaatttaacaaccagctctctgGAGGTGGTATAAGCCAGTTCCGATATACCACTGAACGAATCTCATAACACTGAAAAAAAGTGTACAAAAGAGTACTTACTTGTATAATTTCACATATACAAAGtataaaaacagaactaaatTATGCTATCAGCCTCAGTTACACAAGTGagataaggagaaaaaggaagatggTAACAATACCCACTTTCATACAAAAGAGTTGTTCCTTCATTCTGTCACCAAATAGTTACATACCGCTTACAACAGACACTATGTACTAGGAAGTAGGAACAGAACAAGGAACAAGATGCTCTCTTTACCACCTCACAGAGTTTTTACAGTCTAGAGAGACAATGAAGGCAATACAGCGTGGTCTTATTTATCCACTCAAATATCTGAGTATCTACTACATGCACCGTGCCCAGTGGTCAATGCAAAAGACAGTCTGTTTCCTAAAGGGAAGTAGCAGGAATAGAGGCAAATAGACTTGTCGAAGGTTAATTCAACACTCTTGACAACAGATGGTGGCATTAATTATAGCGGCTATGCAGATGGAGGTGAACAGTTCACAAAGATATTTAAGAGCTGGACTAGAATGGACATTTATTCCACAAGGCAAATAAGGGGTAGAAGTTAAGGATAATGTCTCAGTGTCCTGAAGAGTGATACCATTCAGACATGGAGAAAATAGAGAAACTggttttcgggggggggggagggcggaaaTGAACTCAGTTTGGGATGCAATATGTCAGTGTGAGGAACCTGTGAGGCGGTCCATCCATGTAAAGATACGCAGAATATGGTTCTGGAGCAGGTGTCTAGGCTAGGGATAATCATGGGGATTTAGAGCAATACATGGTCTCTGAAGCCCAGTTATTACCGGGTTAACAGTGTATATACGGACTGAAGACTGAAAGTCAAAGCAGAATTCTGAAGAACACAGGTGGAGGATGAAAACCCACACTAGAATATTAAGTACCAACAGGTCATAGATTTTGGTCTTTTAGTGCTAGCTACTAAAAACAGTGTATAGTATAGATCAGACACccaaaaaccatgaaaaaatgGAGGAGGTGCCACAGGCAGGAGAAAAATCAGAATATGCTGTCATAGAAGCCTAGGGGAGAGAATGTTTCAAAGACTGGTTAAAGTCCTATAATCAACAAGAACAGAAACTGCCCATGGAATTTAAGTAACAAGGAGGTTGTATTGGTAACGGTTCAAAGTTTTGGTaaatgtcaggggcacctgggtggcttggtcggttaagtgtccaactcttgattttggctcaggtcatgatctctcagctcttGGACtgggccccacgctgggctctgtgctgacagcatggaggctgcttgggattctctctcttccaaaataaataaacttaaaagttttgGTAAATGTTGGAACATATGCAGAATTTTTTGACACATGGGTTTGCAATGGgttaaaagaagttaaaagtgAAGTGCTCCTTCATGAAGTCTGGCTTCAAATGCGAGACAGCTGGGAAGAGTTGGAAAGGGACAGGaggaaaggtttttcttttttttttttttttttaattttttttttcaacgtttatttatttttgggacagagagagacagagcatgaacgggggaggggcagagagagagggagacagaattggaaactggctccaggctctgagccatcagcccagagcctgacgtggggctcgaactcacggaccgcgagatcgtgacctggctgaagtcggacgcttaaccgactgcgccacccaggcgccccggaaaggtttttctttttcgtGTTCTCACGTTAAAACAGACCTGGAcatgtttaaatgttttcataGAAAGAGACTGAGTAGTGATGGAGCAGCTAAGACTACGTGGAGTATGACACTGTGGATGAAAGCATATACAAAACGTTAGGTATTTTGATTAAATGCAAAATGTCTTGATGGATTTTGGATTCTCTTCCTAAAGtcttttccaatttctttcttttcttttaaataatttatttattaatgcttatttatttttgagagagagcgagtgcaagcaggggaggtgcagagagacagggagatggggATCTGAggcaaactctgtgctgacagcagagagcccaacatggggctcgaactcatgaactgtgagatcatgaatggagtggaagttgggcactcaatcgactgagccacccgggcaccctccAATCTCTTTCTTTGAGACTGACTTTTTTATTAGAATACTGCACCCAAAACAAATCTTTaatacaacaataataaaacGTCTTAATCCTGGGAAAGTTACCTGAGTAATATATCATTcaatgttgttttttatttttttttattccaaattatCAAAACCCTAAGAGTAACAACAAACTGACAGTTattacacatattatataataaacatgATTCCATAAACTAAGTTAAATCATTTTCAGCAATTCAATCTTTCTAAAAAATGGATAATGGAATTCTACTGtaaggctccaggctcagacaTTAAGGACAATTACAGAGGCAGATTCTGGGAACAATACTCTTGATTATGGTATGACTTTTGCAAATGAAACCACAGAGGCACAAACTGCCACTGATGACAAGTCAAATAATGAATCACCAAATGGTGTCTAAGAATCCAGGAAGATTTTAGCTGTAAGAAAAATGTGCCTCCTAAGTTACAGGTTCTAACAGTTTCAGTGGGATTCACCATATCCAGAAGCAGTTCTATCATGAAATATCTGCAACTAAAACAAGGGAATTTCTGCTTCAGTTAGCTGTATCATTAGTTATGTGTAGGATTAGTTATGTGTAGTTACGTGTAGGAGCAAGGCATTTCTAAGTCAAGCAGGGTGTtggcttcagcagcacatataccaaGCCAAGCAggtgcaaacaaaaacaaacaaacgaaacagCAGGGGTGAGATTTTATTGTTAAAGCTAGAAGGTCTGTCTAAATGAGGAAGTACAATCCGATTCTCCTAACCACTACCACTTCTGCCTTAACCTTCAAGCTCTCCAGTCTCCTACTCTACCGAGGCTCAAAAGCTCCAAGAGTTTCTACCCTGTTCTGGGACACCTCATTCCAAGGATATATAGTtcacaaaataaatgtaataaccATCTAATTTT containing:
- the OCIAD1 gene encoding OCIA domain-containing protein 1 isoform X3, which produces MNGRADFREPNAEVPRPIPHIGADYIPTEEERRVFAECNDESFWFRSVPLAATSMLITQGLISKGILSSHPRYGSIPKLLFACIMGYFAGKLSYVKTCQEKFKNLENSPLGEALRSGQARRSSPSGHYSQKSKYDSNVSGHSSFVTSPAADNIEKDMLPHYEPIPFSASMNESTPTGITDHIAQVKVNKYGDTWDE
- the OCIAD1 gene encoding OCIA domain-containing protein 1 isoform X4, whose protein sequence is MNGRADFREPNAEVPRPIPHIGADYIPTEEERRVFAECNDESFWFRSVPLAATSMLITQGLISKGILSSHPRYGSIPKLLFACIMGYFAGKLSYVKTCQEKFKNLENSPLGEALRSGQARRSSPSGHYSQKSKYDSNVSGHSSFVTSPAADNIEKDMLPHYEPIPFSASMNESTPTGITDHIAQGRNFS
- the OCIAD1 gene encoding OCIA domain-containing protein 1 isoform X2 codes for the protein MNGRADFREPNAEVPRPIPHIGADYIPTEEERRVFAECNDESFWFRSVPLAATSMLITQGLISKGILSSHPRYGSIPKLLFACIMGYFAGKLSYVKTCQEKFKNLENSPLGEALRSGQARRSSPSGHYSQKSKYDSNVSGHSSFVTSPAADNIEKDMLPHYEPIPFSASMNESTPTGITDHIAQELLSSEKIHVKMLCEVCVNTSFEDHRMT